One stretch of Chitinophaga pendula DNA includes these proteins:
- a CDS encoding carbamoyltransferase N-terminal domain-containing protein: MIICGLKLTHDGGVALIDNGELKFSIEIEKINNNPRYSAIKDLSVIQEILEDNHYSIDQVDQFVIDGWHGSGLFWKGVPMLPVVDEGKDLSLEVAPYNESNLKENVLTRYEFKQALPIRGKLYDYASYMHVAGHITSAYCTSPFAARNESSYILTWDGGQYPRLYYFDVRTREVRNLGHLFLFLGGIYSTFAQYFGPYKKTVAELEDDRKKKEIEGFFGGYSVAGKIMSYIALGTVREELLSVFEKVRKETIEISNEFSHIFSSKIRNIISPEIYPDEDVLATLHVYLERLLLEHLRKKIEKYPYPEKNLCFSGGCALNIKWNSAIRNSGMFNEVYVPPFPNDSGSAIGAACSEFLIRTTQNAVAWNVYSGPVVRSNEPVEGWVQSPCSVKQLAHNLYESGEPVVLLNGAAELGPRALGNRSIIASPVHPRMKDVLNRVKKREPFRPVAPICLEEEASAIFDPGCEDPYMLFDHQVRTTWKERVPAICHLDGTARLQTVNAQNNSLIYELLQAFKAVSGLPLLCNTSANLNGSGFFPDVASATLWGQVNYVWCNNILYTKVTRNQFGEILADQVSDVAK; the protein is encoded by the coding sequence ATGATTATTTGTGGTCTTAAGCTTACGCACGATGGCGGCGTTGCCCTGATTGATAACGGGGAATTGAAGTTCAGCATAGAGATTGAAAAGATTAACAACAATCCCAGATACAGTGCAATAAAAGATTTATCTGTTATTCAGGAGATACTGGAAGATAATCATTACAGTATTGATCAGGTCGACCAGTTTGTGATTGACGGGTGGCATGGTTCCGGACTTTTCTGGAAAGGAGTGCCGATGCTCCCTGTAGTAGATGAGGGGAAGGACTTGTCCCTCGAAGTAGCGCCCTATAACGAGAGCAACCTGAAAGAAAATGTACTCACACGCTATGAATTCAAACAGGCCTTACCTATAAGAGGTAAACTATATGACTATGCCAGTTACATGCATGTAGCCGGGCATATAACCAGTGCTTATTGTACCAGTCCATTTGCTGCGCGTAATGAAAGTAGTTATATACTCACCTGGGACGGTGGGCAATATCCCAGGTTATACTATTTTGACGTGCGTACACGTGAGGTAAGGAACCTGGGCCATTTATTCCTCTTTCTGGGAGGTATTTACAGCACGTTTGCACAGTACTTTGGACCCTACAAAAAAACGGTAGCAGAGCTGGAAGATGACCGTAAGAAAAAAGAAATAGAAGGTTTTTTTGGTGGGTATTCCGTTGCGGGAAAGATCATGTCTTATATTGCATTGGGTACCGTAAGAGAAGAGCTATTGAGCGTTTTTGAAAAAGTCCGTAAAGAGACTATAGAGATCTCTAATGAATTCTCCCATATATTTTCCAGCAAGATCCGTAACATCATTTCCCCGGAGATATATCCGGATGAAGATGTACTGGCTACCTTGCATGTTTACCTGGAAAGACTATTACTCGAGCATCTGAGAAAGAAAATAGAGAAATATCCTTATCCTGAAAAGAATCTCTGTTTTTCGGGTGGCTGTGCCCTGAATATTAAATGGAACAGCGCAATCCGTAACAGCGGTATGTTTAACGAAGTGTACGTCCCACCTTTCCCCAATGATTCTGGTAGTGCAATAGGTGCCGCCTGTTCCGAATTTCTGATTAGAACAACGCAAAACGCGGTGGCCTGGAATGTGTATAGCGGACCGGTAGTTCGGTCAAATGAACCCGTAGAAGGTTGGGTGCAGTCACCTTGTTCTGTGAAGCAGTTAGCTCATAATTTATATGAATCCGGTGAACCGGTTGTACTCCTGAATGGCGCAGCAGAACTAGGACCTAGAGCATTGGGCAACCGTAGTATCATCGCATCGCCGGTACACCCCCGTATGAAAGATGTACTGAACAGGGTCAAGAAAAGAGAACCTTTCCGTCCGGTGGCTCCCATTTGTCTTGAAGAAGAAGCCTCTGCTATCTTTGATCCCGGTTGCGAAGATCCCTATATGTTATTCGATCATCAAGTGAGAACAACCTGGAAAGAACGTGTACCGGCTATTTGTCACCTGGATGGTACCGCAAGATTACAGACCGTGAATGCACAGAATAATTCTCTCATATATGAATTATTGCAGGCTTTTAAGGCAGTAAGCGGGTTGCCATTACTCTGTAATACAAGCGCCAACCTGAATGGGTCCGGCTTTTTCCCGGATGTGGCAAGTGCAACATTATGGGGACAGGTCAACTACGTATGGTGCAATAATATTTTATACACAAAAGTAACCCGTAATCAATTTGGAGAAATACTGGCAGACCAGGTATCAGACGTTGCAAAATAA
- a CDS encoding non-ribosomal peptide synthetase translates to MDIPAFLTSLKALQLTLVAENGYLFLRGSADTLTDEEIRSIEENEEIIDYIRTYKNDLIEYISNTPTEVNTERSDNVSSMYRLSGLQQGMLFHGLYNVKTGAYIEQLSCDLSGLDISLFGKSWEILLERHSILRSGFYYDVFNIPVQCVYKEVSLPLSIHDYRSKDKATIAAYEVAERERGFDFSKAPLMRIGLLQLEEDRYRMVWTSHHILFDGWSMQIVMEELLITYEALVNGTSILSQGEDRYEDYIRYLENRDQETASSFWRNYLSGLTSATLLPFINSSRERTKGVGDYGKELLTLDQALTAQLIRYSRRHHITVNTLMQGVWSYLLHQYTGNRNVVYGVTVSGRPEEMEGIEKRVGLYINALPLHSVYRQEDKIADWLQALQMDQISAREYQYNSLSEIQGWTGLTGDLFDTLLVFENYPISDLVATRKWQLRVSDIHVHEQTNYPLSLMIIAEEETQIYFTYNLSILDTAYVKTIAGHFAHVVEQIVDKDESRLQDITLLTEEERQQLLQTFNGAVVPYPVEKTVLDLFREQVALTPDEIALIYKDIQLNYRELDERSNQLAHYLQQKGIGPEVLVPVCIERCAEMLIGILAILKAGGAYVPMDPAYPEDRLRYMLEDTRASLVLSNRNCRHVLPVTCEILSLDEDSLLFSSGSAAPLIQQVLPAQLAYIIYTSGSTGTPKGVMIEHASLLNYLLNSRSLYMPAASTSAGSWVHLPFTFDAAVTGLFTPLITGLPVVISAAPSSLETFEEPAFAANADYAFIKLTPAHTGLLEKAISRLSGRTLSGRLVIGGEALQPQHIQPLAECGADVIIFNEYGPTEATVGSTVYTLDTRSFDMQQENSIPIGKPMDNVRIYITDAQQRLLPVGVPGEICIGGVQVARGYLHREELTAQRFLSDPFQENIIARLYRTGDLGRWLPDGNIEYLGRLDDQVKIRGYRIEPAEIEQAIVQSGYAKQAVVVARASAQGHQQLLAYVVPVDIFDKEQLLAYLRSQLPEYMLPAILIPLADLPLTANGKVDRKALPSPEHIEQPTESYTAPVTDTEILLAEIWAELLGVEQVGIHDNFFELGGDSIIAIQLVSRARRGGCPLEVGDVFEHPTISKLSSLQAGRSGDKEVPAVAAPVTVADYGLGNEISPEELDRFLDEVSNGVRRRDNISGLYRLSGLQQGMLFHSLYNGNAHAYIEQLCCDLIDVDEMVFAGSWKAILDRHSILRSGFYYDVFNIPVQCVYEQVHLPLLCYDYRSQDMSAVSAYTLSDREQGFDFGSAPLMRISLLRLDTHRYRMIWTSHHILFDGWSMQILLEEFLTTYEILSSGGELSAQEEDRYEDYIRFLEGQDVSLAAAYWKSYLSGLEDGRLLPFVREGASRTKGEGHYVQEELELDATLTTALTSYSRRHHITVNTLMQGVWAYLLHSYTGKSDVVYGVTVSGRPEHLAGIEQRVGLYINSLPLRSQYTGMSDIEKWLQGLQSDQLNSRVYQYSGLNEIQGWAGLSGDLFDSILVFENYPLSEVAASRSWRLQVEAVEVHEQTNYPLSIIILPGKTATKLRFSYNSHLLAREYVKTIAGHFAHVLEQIVSGQVRQLSDITLLTAQEQTQLLREFNGPFVPYPLDRSIVELFREQATYNPGATAVTYEGAILNYRDLDIRSNQLAHYLRKQGVTQETLVPLCIERGLEMIIGILGVLKAGGAYVPLDPAYPQERLDHMLADTGAALVLSSRRSKHMLPANVCLFSLDEEVTTLSLEPEHPVEHTVHPNDLAYVIYTSGSTGVPKGVMIEHRGVVNLVCSQVSPLDLKVGTRMFQFASFSFDGSCYEIFCTLLNGGHLLLAPAEVLMEPAALRKLLSEQQAAVVALPPSYQSVLADGLDGLETVISAGEMLNVQLARKIQSNHIKLINTYGPTENTVSATLSLSPIDANGQVTIGKPLDNVKIYITDSTQRLLPVGVPGELCIGGVQVARGYLKRAALSAEKFLPDPYAEGGRLYRTGDLCRWLPDGTIEYLGRIDDQVKIRGYRIELGEIEHALYESGQVSQCVVLARALAQGHSQLVCYLVPAASYDKEALLSWLRSKLPEYMVPGVIQELSSLPLTPNGKVDRKQLLSLSLVEGTGNAYIAPATELETVLSGIWSALLGVSQVGTGDNFFELGGDSIITIQVVSRLRRLGYALQPRDIFQHQTIGSLSKLLVSRQGQSVASGEQGYLEGASGLLPIQSWYFEHAGSAVSHFNQSILLTISKQVSSTRLTAAIQELVRHHDALRFRYEETETGWLQYYGDHEATLAIEDLRSISPSGLGDHITDLCNRYQRSLDIRKGELLRVVLMETPFSVGDNRLLLVFHHLGIDGVSWRILLEDLSQLLSFEVIRSGVLGGKTSSYREWQSRLRAYGSSSELSATAGYWSGLHTGYRPLEVDLASAGAVCHGDMEEVSVLLGAVETRQLLQEAGKAYHTEINDLLLAGLGLALRDWTGEEVLQIGLEGHGRELQGGGMDLSRTVGWFTSLYPVHLWLGKDAGAAALIKGVKEQLRKVPGKGLGYGVLRYQCGNGRLSGTLPWDILFNYLGQLDNAVSGDGLLGVASESVGDSVSSTHRYSEKIQINCKVQGGRLHIDIRYSGLHYRRESILSLSALYLSGLNTLISHCLIQGQQGTAYTPSDYGLGEEVSYQELDQFLEEDGADDLSNIMDF, encoded by the coding sequence ATGGATATCCCGGCATTTTTAACCTCACTAAAGGCTTTACAGCTTACTCTCGTAGCAGAAAATGGATACCTTTTTCTCAGAGGTAGCGCAGATACTTTGACGGATGAAGAGATCAGGTCTATTGAAGAAAACGAAGAGATTATTGACTATATACGAACGTACAAAAACGACTTGATCGAATACATTTCGAATACACCCACAGAAGTAAATACGGAACGGTCTGACAATGTATCGTCTATGTATCGTTTAAGCGGCTTGCAGCAGGGGATGTTATTCCATGGCCTGTATAATGTAAAAACAGGTGCTTATATAGAACAGTTATCCTGCGATCTGTCAGGGCTGGATATCTCCTTGTTCGGAAAATCATGGGAGATTTTATTAGAGCGTCACAGTATTCTACGCAGCGGATTTTATTATGATGTATTTAATATCCCTGTCCAGTGTGTATATAAAGAAGTGAGTCTTCCCTTATCGATACACGACTACCGTTCGAAAGATAAAGCAACGATCGCTGCCTATGAAGTGGCGGAACGGGAGCGGGGGTTTGATTTTAGTAAAGCGCCGCTAATGCGGATTGGATTATTGCAACTGGAAGAAGATCGATATCGTATGGTATGGACTTCTCATCATATCCTGTTTGATGGTTGGTCCATGCAGATAGTGATGGAAGAACTGCTGATAACCTATGAAGCTTTGGTGAATGGTACCAGTATATTATCACAAGGAGAAGATCGCTATGAGGATTATATCCGTTACCTGGAAAACAGAGACCAGGAGACTGCGTCTTCTTTCTGGCGTAACTATCTGTCCGGTCTGACAAGTGCTACCCTGTTACCCTTTATCAACTCATCCCGTGAACGGACCAAAGGGGTAGGCGATTATGGTAAAGAACTGCTGACACTTGATCAGGCTCTTACGGCCCAGTTGATCCGCTATTCCCGTCGGCATCATATTACCGTTAATACGCTGATGCAGGGAGTATGGTCCTACTTGCTGCATCAATATACGGGGAACAGGAATGTAGTGTATGGGGTGACTGTATCCGGCCGGCCGGAAGAAATGGAGGGTATAGAAAAGCGCGTTGGCCTTTATATTAACGCATTGCCCTTACATTCTGTTTATAGGCAAGAAGATAAGATTGCTGACTGGTTACAGGCGTTACAAATGGACCAGATCAGTGCTCGCGAATACCAATACAATTCATTAAGCGAGATACAAGGATGGACAGGACTCACAGGCGACTTATTTGATACCTTACTTGTATTTGAAAACTATCCTATATCAGACCTGGTAGCTACCAGGAAGTGGCAACTGAGGGTATCAGATATCCATGTCCATGAGCAAACGAATTATCCGCTAAGCCTCATGATCATCGCTGAAGAAGAAACACAGATATATTTTACCTATAATCTTTCTATCCTCGATACAGCATACGTAAAAACCATTGCCGGACATTTTGCACATGTCGTAGAACAAATTGTAGACAAAGATGAATCGCGCTTACAGGATATTACCTTACTGACAGAAGAAGAACGCCAGCAATTATTGCAGACTTTTAATGGAGCAGTCGTTCCATATCCCGTGGAGAAGACAGTACTGGACCTTTTCCGGGAACAAGTAGCTCTTACTCCGGATGAAATAGCACTGATTTATAAAGATATACAGCTGAACTATCGTGAACTGGATGAACGTAGTAATCAGCTCGCACACTACCTGCAACAAAAGGGTATTGGTCCGGAGGTACTGGTGCCAGTATGCATAGAAAGATGCGCGGAGATGCTGATAGGTATATTGGCTATATTAAAGGCCGGAGGAGCCTATGTACCGATGGATCCCGCTTATCCGGAAGATAGGTTAAGATATATGCTGGAAGATACCCGGGCCTCTTTGGTATTAAGCAATCGTAATTGCAGGCATGTTTTACCGGTTACCTGCGAGATTTTATCGCTGGATGAGGATAGCCTGTTGTTTTCTTCCGGATCGGCAGCACCCCTAATCCAACAGGTACTGCCAGCGCAGCTGGCTTATATAATATATACCTCCGGCTCTACAGGTACACCTAAGGGAGTAATGATCGAACATGCCAGTCTGCTGAATTACTTATTGAATAGCCGCTCGCTATATATGCCGGCAGCCAGCACCTCTGCGGGCAGTTGGGTTCATTTGCCATTTACCTTCGATGCTGCGGTTACCGGCCTATTTACCCCACTCATTACCGGTTTACCGGTTGTTATCAGTGCAGCACCTTCTTCACTGGAGACTTTTGAAGAGCCTGCATTTGCAGCAAATGCGGACTATGCATTTATAAAACTGACGCCTGCTCATACTGGTTTGCTGGAAAAAGCTATTAGCCGGCTGTCGGGGAGGACCTTGTCAGGACGCCTGGTTATTGGTGGTGAAGCATTGCAACCGCAACATATCCAACCGCTGGCGGAGTGTGGAGCTGATGTCATCATATTTAATGAATATGGACCTACAGAAGCCACTGTCGGTAGTACCGTATATACGTTGGATACCCGCTCATTCGATATGCAGCAGGAAAATAGTATCCCGATCGGAAAGCCAATGGACAATGTAAGGATTTACATTACTGATGCACAACAACGTTTGTTGCCGGTAGGTGTGCCGGGAGAGATTTGTATAGGAGGGGTGCAGGTAGCGAGGGGGTATTTACATAGAGAAGAATTGACCGCACAGCGCTTTTTGTCTGACCCTTTTCAGGAGAACATTATTGCACGATTGTATCGCACAGGCGACCTGGGACGCTGGTTGCCGGATGGAAATATTGAATACCTGGGTCGTTTGGACGACCAGGTCAAAATACGTGGTTATCGCATAGAACCTGCAGAGATCGAACAGGCTATCGTACAAAGTGGATATGCAAAACAGGCTGTAGTAGTTGCCAGGGCAAGTGCACAGGGTCATCAGCAGCTGCTAGCGTATGTGGTGCCGGTAGATATCTTCGATAAAGAACAATTGTTGGCCTATCTGAGGTCCCAGCTACCGGAATATATGCTGCCGGCAATACTGATCCCGTTAGCAGATTTACCGCTTACAGCGAACGGAAAGGTTGACAGAAAAGCGTTACCGTCACCGGAGCATATTGAACAGCCAACAGAAAGTTATACTGCTCCAGTTACAGATACGGAAATATTACTGGCAGAAATATGGGCAGAGTTGCTGGGGGTAGAGCAGGTGGGTATCCACGACAATTTTTTTGAACTGGGAGGCGATTCGATCATTGCGATACAACTGGTAAGTAGGGCCCGGCGTGGTGGCTGCCCACTGGAGGTAGGAGATGTCTTCGAACACCCAACCATATCTAAACTATCATCATTGCAAGCCGGTCGGTCAGGGGACAAAGAAGTACCAGCGGTTGCAGCACCCGTAACTGTCGCTGATTATGGACTGGGTAATGAGATCAGCCCTGAAGAGCTGGATCGTTTTCTGGATGAGGTAAGCAATGGGGTACGGCGTAGGGATAATATTTCCGGCCTTTACCGCCTGAGTGGCTTGCAACAGGGGATGTTGTTCCATAGCCTGTATAATGGGAATGCCCATGCCTATATAGAGCAATTGTGCTGTGACCTGATAGACGTAGACGAAATGGTATTTGCCGGCAGTTGGAAAGCCATATTGGACCGCCATAGTATACTGCGTAGTGGTTTTTACTACGATGTATTCAATATACCCGTCCAGTGTGTGTATGAGCAGGTGCATTTACCGTTGTTATGCTATGACTACCGGTCTCAGGATATGTCGGCGGTATCTGCCTATACATTGTCAGACCGTGAGCAAGGTTTTGACTTTGGATCTGCTCCGTTGATGCGTATTAGCCTGTTACGTCTTGATACTCATCGTTACCGGATGATCTGGACCTCACATCATATTTTGTTTGATGGTTGGTCCATGCAGATATTACTGGAAGAATTTTTGACGACATACGAAATTTTATCCTCTGGAGGAGAGCTGTCAGCGCAGGAAGAAGATCGTTACGAAGATTATATCCGTTTCCTAGAGGGCCAGGATGTATCACTGGCAGCTGCTTATTGGAAAAGTTATCTGTCAGGTCTGGAAGATGGCCGTTTATTACCTTTTGTCCGGGAGGGCGCCTCTCGAACGAAAGGAGAGGGGCATTATGTTCAGGAGGAGTTGGAGTTGGATGCTACTTTGACAACAGCTTTAACCAGTTATAGCCGTCGTCACCATATTACGGTCAATACTTTGATGCAGGGTGTTTGGGCTTACCTGTTACATAGTTACACGGGCAAATCAGATGTAGTTTATGGAGTAACGGTGTCTGGCCGTCCGGAGCATCTGGCTGGGATAGAACAGCGTGTAGGTCTGTATATCAATTCGCTGCCCCTGCGTAGTCAATATACCGGGATGTCAGATATAGAGAAGTGGTTGCAGGGTTTACAATCAGACCAGTTGAATAGTCGCGTATATCAATACAGTGGCTTGAATGAGATCCAGGGATGGGCCGGATTAAGTGGCGATCTTTTTGACAGTATCCTGGTTTTTGAGAACTACCCCTTATCGGAGGTAGCTGCCTCCCGTTCCTGGCGTTTACAGGTAGAAGCAGTAGAGGTACATGAGCAAACCAACTATCCGCTTAGCATTATCATCCTGCCTGGTAAAACAGCAACGAAGCTCCGCTTTAGTTATAACAGCCATCTATTGGCAAGAGAGTATGTGAAAACTATTGCGGGTCACTTTGCCCATGTGCTGGAACAGATCGTATCAGGACAGGTGCGACAGTTAAGTGACATTACGCTGTTAACAGCACAGGAGCAAACACAGTTATTACGGGAATTTAATGGCCCATTTGTACCCTATCCATTGGATCGTTCGATCGTTGAGCTTTTCAGGGAGCAGGCTACCTATAATCCGGGAGCTACTGCCGTAACATACGAAGGGGCAATCCTGAACTACCGTGATTTGGACATCCGCAGTAACCAGTTAGCGCATTACCTCCGTAAACAGGGGGTTACGCAGGAAACATTGGTACCCTTATGTATAGAACGAGGGCTGGAAATGATTATCGGTATACTGGGTGTATTAAAAGCCGGTGGAGCGTATGTACCACTGGATCCCGCATATCCGCAGGAACGTCTGGACCATATGCTGGCTGACACGGGTGCCGCTCTGGTATTAAGTAGCCGACGAAGCAAACATATGTTACCGGCAAATGTCTGCCTGTTTTCACTTGATGAAGAAGTAACGACGCTCTCTCTGGAGCCGGAACATCCGGTAGAACACACTGTTCATCCCAATGATCTGGCTTACGTGATCTATACTTCGGGATCTACTGGAGTTCCAAAGGGTGTAATGATAGAACATCGCGGCGTAGTAAACCTGGTCTGTAGTCAGGTGAGCCCACTGGATCTAAAGGTGGGGACCAGGATGTTCCAGTTTGCCTCTTTCAGTTTTGATGGTTCTTGTTATGAGATATTCTGCACTTTACTCAATGGAGGACATTTATTACTTGCACCTGCTGAGGTCCTGATGGAGCCGGCTGCATTACGTAAACTGTTGAGTGAGCAACAAGCAGCGGTAGTCGCTTTACCGCCAAGTTATCAATCTGTACTCGCTGATGGACTGGATGGTCTGGAAACCGTCATCTCCGCTGGAGAAATGCTGAATGTGCAGTTGGCCAGGAAGATACAATCTAATCATATTAAACTGATCAATACATACGGACCTACAGAAAATACAGTCAGTGCTACCTTGTCCTTGTCACCGATAGACGCTAATGGCCAGGTTACGATTGGCAAACCACTTGATAATGTAAAGATTTATATCACCGATAGCACTCAACGGTTATTGCCGGTAGGTGTACCTGGTGAGTTGTGTATTGGTGGTGTACAGGTAGCGCGTGGTTACCTGAAGCGTGCGGCACTGAGCGCAGAGAAGTTCCTGCCTGATCCTTATGCCGAAGGTGGCCGCTTGTACCGGACGGGAGACCTTTGCCGCTGGCTGCCGGATGGGACCATCGAATACCTGGGTCGTATAGACGACCAGGTTAAGATCCGTGGTTACCGTATAGAGCTGGGAGAGATCGAACATGCGTTGTACGAGAGTGGTCAGGTTAGCCAGTGTGTAGTACTGGCACGTGCTTTAGCTCAAGGTCATTCCCAACTGGTCTGTTACCTGGTGCCGGCCGCATCTTATGATAAGGAAGCGCTGCTATCCTGGCTACGGAGTAAGTTACCTGAATACATGGTGCCGGGTGTTATACAAGAGTTATCTAGTCTTCCGCTGACGCCGAACGGTAAAGTAGACCGCAAACAATTACTGTCCTTGTCCTTAGTAGAAGGTACTGGAAATGCATATATCGCTCCTGCAACGGAGCTGGAAACGGTATTGTCTGGTATCTGGTCGGCCTTACTTGGCGTAAGCCAGGTAGGGACCGGAGATAACTTTTTTGAGCTGGGAGGTGATTCAATCATCACGATCCAGGTGGTTAGCCGCTTACGCCGTTTAGGGTATGCTCTTCAACCGCGAGATATCTTCCAGCACCAGACGATCGGGAGTTTATCAAAGTTACTGGTTAGTCGTCAGGGTCAATCCGTAGCGTCTGGCGAACAGGGTTACCTGGAGGGAGCGAGTGGGCTGCTGCCGATCCAGTCGTGGTATTTTGAACATGCCGGCTCAGCGGTGTCTCATTTTAATCAGAGTATATTATTAACTATATCCAAACAGGTAAGCAGTACCCGATTAACGGCAGCTATCCAGGAACTAGTGCGTCATCACGACGCGTTACGGTTCCGTTACGAGGAGACGGAAACGGGTTGGTTACAGTATTATGGAGATCACGAAGCAACATTAGCAATAGAAGACCTGCGTTCGATATCGCCATCCGGGTTGGGAGATCATATCACGGATTTGTGTAACCGTTACCAGCGTAGTCTTGATATCCGGAAAGGGGAGTTGTTACGGGTGGTATTGATGGAGACACCGTTCTCAGTGGGAGATAACCGCTTGCTGCTTGTATTTCATCACCTGGGAATAGATGGGGTATCGTGGCGTATCCTGTTGGAAGACCTGTCCCAGTTATTGTCATTTGAAGTGATCCGGTCCGGGGTGCTGGGTGGTAAGACGAGCTCTTACCGGGAGTGGCAAAGCCGCCTGAGAGCTTATGGCTCTTCATCAGAGCTATCGGCGACAGCGGGATACTGGTCGGGTCTTCATACGGGTTACCGTCCGCTGGAGGTGGATCTAGCCTCCGCAGGAGCTGTGTGCCATGGAGATATGGAAGAGGTATCCGTCTTGCTGGGAGCTGTGGAGACACGTCAGTTACTACAGGAAGCAGGTAAGGCCTATCATACGGAGATCAACGACCTGCTGCTGGCGGGTCTTGGTCTGGCACTACGAGATTGGACGGGGGAAGAGGTTTTACAGATCGGTCTGGAAGGTCATGGACGAGAGTTACAGGGTGGAGGTATGGACCTGAGCCGTACGGTAGGATGGTTTACGAGCCTGTACCCAGTACACCTTTGGCTAGGTAAGGATGCGGGTGCGGCTGCCCTGATCAAGGGGGTGAAGGAGCAGTTAAGAAAGGTCCCAGGCAAGGGTTTAGGTTATGGTGTATTACGTTACCAATGTGGTAATGGACGATTATCAGGCACTTTACCCTGGGATATCTTATTCAACTACCTGGGTCAGTTGGACAACGCGGTGTCTGGAGATGGTTTACTGGGAGTAGCGTCAGAATCGGTAGGAGATAGCGTGAGCAGTACGCACCGTTATAGCGAGAAGATACAGATCAATTGTAAGGTACAGGGAGGTAGGCTGCATATCGACATCCGATACAGTGGTCTTCACTACCGTCGTGAAAGTATATTATCCTTATCGGCACTTTACCTGTCAGGTCTGAACACGCTGATCAGCCACTGTCTCATACAAGGACAGCAAGGCACGGCATATACCCCTTCCGACTATGGACTGGGGGAAGAGGTCAGTTACCAGGAATTAGATCAGTTCCTGGAGGAAGATGGCGCTGATGATCTGAGCAATATCATGGATTTTTAA